In the Orenia marismortui DSM 5156 genome, one interval contains:
- the rbsD gene encoding D-ribose pyranase, protein MKKRGVLNLPISKTIAELGHTDKLVICDAGLPIPQDVNRIDLALKAGTPKFIEVLKTILDEMVVEKAILAEEIKEISPELLKEVKEALGDITIEFTSHEEFKKSSQKSKGIIRTGEVTPYANIILISGVDF, encoded by the coding sequence ATGAAAAAAAGAGGTGTTTTAAATCTTCCTATTTCAAAGACGATTGCAGAGCTAGGACATACTGATAAATTAGTAATTTGTGATGCTGGTTTACCTATACCTCAGGATGTTAATAGGATTGATTTAGCATTAAAGGCAGGTACACCTAAATTTATAGAAGTTTTAAAGACTATTTTGGATGAGATGGTGGTAGAAAAAGCAATTTTAGCTGAAGAGATTAAGGAGATAAGTCCAGAATTATTAAAAGAAGTAAAGGAGGCTTTAGGAGATATTACTATTGAGTTTACTTCCCATGAAGAGTTTAAAAAGTCAAGTCAGAAATCTAAAGGAATTATTAGAACTGGTGAAGTTACTCCATATGCTAATATTATTCTAATTTCAGGAGTTGATTTTTAA